From the genome of Hemiscyllium ocellatum isolate sHemOce1 chromosome 27 unlocalized genomic scaffold, sHemOce1.pat.X.cur. SUPER_27_unloc_19, whole genome shotgun sequence, one region includes:
- the LOC132807618 gene encoding zinc finger protein 239-like, whose translation MVKPEDSHTVEKPWKCCDCGRGFHAPSVLEIHRRSHTGERPFSCPECGKGFTCSSHLLDHRRVHTGEKPFSCPECGKGFTYSSHLLAHQRVHTGERPFPCSECGKAFSISSDLLKHQRVHRGERPFSCTECGKAFSDSSTLLRHQWVHIGKRPFSCPECRKGFTRSSALLTHLRVHTGEKPFSCPECRMAFSRSSHLLRHQRVHTGERPYSCLQCGKCFTQPSNLLTHQRIHTRERPFSCPECGKGFAVSSNLVAHRRVHTGERPFSCPECGKAFSNSSALLRHQRVHTGEKPFSCLECGKGFTRSSTLLTHQRVHTGEKPFSCPECRKAFSDSSALLKHQRVHTGERPFSCPECGKRFTFSRNLRKHQRGHQRSRQSDSTTDTAVIPPQD comes from the coding sequence ATGGTTAAACCAGAGGACTCCCACAccgtggagaaaccgtggaagtgttgcGACTGCGGGAGAGGCTTCCATGCCCCATCTgtcctggagattcatcggcgaagtcacaccggggagaggccattctcctgccccgagtgcgggaaaggctttacctgctcctcccacctgctggacCACCGccgagtccacactggggagaagccgttctcctgccctgagtgtgggaagggcttcacctactcctcccacctgctggcccaccagcgcgTCCATACTGGGGAAAGACCCTtcccctgctctgagtgtgggaaggccttcagcataTCCTcggacctgctgaagcaccaacgggtccacagaggggagaggccattcagctgcactgagtgcgggaaggccttcagtgattcctctaccctgctgaggcaccagtgggtccacatcgGGAAAAGGCCGTTCTCGtgccctgagtgcaggaagggcttcacccgctcttcCGCTCTGCTGACCCATCTGCGGGTCCACACGGGTGAGAAGCCCTTtagctgccctgagtgcaggaTGGCCTTCAGCAggtcttcccacctgctgaggcaccagcgagttcacactggggagagaccgtacTCCTGCCTCCAGTGCGGAAAGTGCTTTACCCagccctccaacctgctgacccaccagcggatccacacccgCGAGAGaccattctcctgccccgagtgcgggaagggtttTGCTGTTTCCTCTAACCTCGtggcccaccggcgggtccacacaggggagaggccattcagctgccccgagtgcgggaaggccttcagcaattcctctgccctgcttagGCACCAGCGCGTTCACACCGGAGAGAAGCCGTTTTCCTGCctagagtgcgggaagggctttacccgctcctccacactgctgacccaccagcgggtccacacaggggagaaaccattcagctgccccgagtgcaggaaggccttcagcgattcctctgccctgctgaagCATCAGcgagtccacaccggggagaggcccttcagctgccctgagtgcgggaagaggTTTACATTTTCCCGCAACTTGCGGAAGCACCAGCGGGGGCACCAGCGGTCACGGCAATCAGATTCCACCACTGACACTGCCGTGATTCCCCCCCAGGACTGA